The following are encoded together in the Humulus lupulus chromosome 5, drHumLupu1.1, whole genome shotgun sequence genome:
- the LOC133779137 gene encoding protein DETOXIFICATION 45, chloroplastic-like, translated as MEVVCLKVSNFGFFWLLLIAAFTSRQNLLHFIHIFLTHQWFSSLYDSELAEVPSVVLHSPDVKREIMMLSIPAIAGQALDPLAQLMETAYIGRLGSLELGSAGVSVNIFNYISKLFNIPLLSVATSFVAEDISRSENNSSASETHFLNNSSNGSRPFDVIA; from the exons ATGGAAGTAGTGTGTTTGAAAGTTTCAAACTTTGGATTCTTTTGGCTTTTATTGATTGCTGCTTTTACTAGTAGGCAGAA TCTTCTGCATTTTATACACATTTTCTTGACTCATCAATGGTTCTCGTCTCTTTATGATAGTGAATTGGCAGAAGTTCCTAGCGTTGTATTACATTCTCCAGATGTCAAGCGTGAGATAATGATGCTTTCTATACCTGCTATTGCGGGGCAAGCACTTGATCCTTTAGCACAGCTTATGGAGACTGCTTACATTGGTAGATTAG GCTCTCTGGAGTTGGGTTCAGCTGGTGTTTCTGTGAACATCTTTAATTACATTTCAAAGCTATTTAATATTCCTCTTCTCAGTGTTGCCACTTCTTTTGTTGCTGAAGACATTTCAAGAAGTGAAAATAATTCTTCTGCTTCAG AGACGCACTTTCTAAACAACAGTAGCAATGGTAGTAGACCTTTTGATGTAATAGCATAA